One Longimicrobiales bacterium DNA window includes the following coding sequences:
- the mfd gene encoding transcription-repair coupling factor → MPRPNVILSAVGSCPAVLATASALPTPGHTTRIGGVRGALGPLVLAALHRANPERVFVALAESPRDAVSAEADLEAVLGGPGASHLYPQQEVLPYEESKPHLEIGGLRVEAVEALFSGRSQILVTTPRALQERVLLPAELTGIRRTLRVGDVTPFSELTRYLEERGFERVPLVEEVGQFAVRGGILDLFSVAAGDPVRLEFWGDEIESIRSFDILNQRSTGELDATHILPVDFRRPAAGEAEDSVSHSLLELLPADAVLVRFEAWDMHEEVVRTWSRVTTLYGDLVHSGADPHEPHQLFLDPNEFERLAKEFPRLELQEDEIPDGRNLETKPAPEIDRDMGRLKEHLTQGFSKGFVTLLLCDNDGQLQRLEEILGGPHKVPEGTTLGLGSVSAGFELAGGPTPLRVLNDHEIFRRSRRIRRSRRFRGAVALESMAQLTPGDFVVHMDHGIGRFRGLEHLEIGGQEIESLAIEYAGGEILRLPVYRLDALERWVGESDDSKPPGLHRIGGKRWKALKKKTVRVLEEMTAELLELYARREAARGYSFSKDTRWQMEMESSFLYEDTPDQRQASEDVKRDMESIRPMDRLVCGDVGYGKTEVAVRAAFKAIQDGKQVAVLAPTTILVEQHRHTFEERVADYPVRVGALSRFRSPKEQKEILLGVAKGEVDIVVGTHRLLSKDVTFKDLGLLIVDEEQRFGVKHKERLKQLRSSLDVLTLSATPIPRTLYLSLSGIRDMSLIKTPPRDRMPIYTNVLQWTDQLLSEALHRELDRGGQAFFLHNRIDTIYNVAEEVRALVPEATVVVGHGQMSGKELDDVMRSFVDGDIDVLVCSSIIENGLDVPNANTLIVDRADRFGLSQLYQIRGRVGRSDRRAYCYLLVPDGVSEDAVRRLRVLEHHTELGSGYSVAVRDLEMRGAGNLLGSDQSGFAQQIGLDAYMRLLRKTVDGIQKGAEQPEWPDPDVSMPGPAYLPEEYVADSSQKLHLYRRLSRVAGRPEVEALRLELKDRFGKVPTEVERLLDAAIVRALGKTLGVERILVKESSARVTFRSGVVPRMAVLEGPLRQRQAEVEIRRMEPFSIVLKQVGIEPILETLMVALDALRSAHAAAA, encoded by the coding sequence GTGACGCAGTTTCTGCGGAAGCTGATCTTGAGGCCGTGCTCGGTGGCCCCGGCGCATCTCACTTGTACCCGCAACAAGAGGTGCTGCCCTACGAGGAAAGCAAACCACACTTAGAGATCGGCGGCCTCCGGGTCGAGGCAGTAGAAGCCCTCTTTTCCGGTCGCAGCCAGATCCTCGTCACGACCCCGCGTGCGCTGCAAGAACGTGTGCTGCTGCCCGCCGAACTCACCGGTATCCGCCGCACTCTGCGAGTCGGGGACGTGACCCCGTTCTCCGAGCTCACACGCTATCTGGAGGAACGTGGGTTTGAGCGGGTTCCACTGGTGGAGGAGGTGGGTCAATTCGCGGTTCGGGGTGGCATCTTAGACCTGTTTTCTGTGGCTGCCGGTGATCCGGTCCGGCTCGAATTCTGGGGAGACGAGATCGAGTCGATACGGTCCTTCGATATTCTGAATCAGCGGTCGACGGGTGAACTCGATGCGACGCACATCTTACCTGTAGACTTCCGTCGTCCGGCTGCCGGTGAGGCAGAAGATTCAGTCTCCCACTCGCTTCTCGAGTTGCTTCCGGCGGACGCAGTCCTGGTCCGTTTCGAAGCTTGGGACATGCACGAAGAGGTGGTCCGAACGTGGAGTCGTGTCACAACGCTCTACGGCGACCTGGTACACTCGGGCGCCGACCCGCACGAACCACATCAACTCTTCTTGGATCCGAACGAGTTCGAGCGTCTGGCCAAGGAATTCCCCAGGCTCGAGCTGCAAGAGGACGAGATCCCTGACGGCAGGAACCTGGAGACGAAGCCAGCTCCAGAGATCGACCGCGATATGGGTCGACTCAAGGAGCACCTCACCCAGGGGTTCTCTAAGGGTTTTGTGACGTTGTTGCTCTGCGACAACGATGGGCAGCTTCAGAGACTCGAAGAGATCCTCGGAGGGCCGCACAAGGTACCCGAGGGCACGACCCTCGGCCTGGGGTCGGTTTCGGCTGGCTTCGAACTCGCAGGCGGCCCTACCCCGCTCCGTGTTCTCAACGATCACGAAATCTTCCGACGTTCGCGGAGGATTCGTCGCTCGCGGCGTTTCCGGGGAGCGGTAGCACTTGAGAGCATGGCCCAACTGACACCGGGCGATTTCGTCGTTCATATGGATCACGGGATCGGGCGCTTCCGAGGCCTCGAGCACCTCGAGATCGGAGGTCAGGAAATCGAATCTCTCGCGATCGAGTATGCTGGCGGGGAGATTCTCAGGTTGCCTGTTTATCGTTTGGACGCCCTCGAACGGTGGGTCGGGGAGTCCGACGATTCCAAGCCTCCTGGGCTCCACAGGATCGGTGGGAAGCGTTGGAAGGCACTCAAGAAGAAGACCGTTCGTGTACTCGAGGAGATGACCGCTGAGCTCCTGGAGCTCTACGCCCGCCGGGAAGCCGCGCGCGGATACTCGTTCTCAAAAGACACTCGCTGGCAAATGGAGATGGAGTCTTCCTTTCTCTACGAGGACACTCCAGATCAGCGCCAGGCCTCAGAAGACGTGAAGCGTGACATGGAGTCGATCCGTCCAATGGACCGACTGGTGTGCGGTGACGTCGGCTACGGGAAGACCGAAGTCGCTGTCCGAGCCGCCTTCAAGGCGATTCAGGATGGAAAGCAAGTCGCCGTGCTCGCGCCAACCACGATTCTCGTCGAGCAACATCGTCATACGTTCGAGGAGCGGGTCGCCGACTACCCGGTCAGAGTCGGCGCCCTAAGTCGATTCCGTTCTCCCAAGGAGCAGAAGGAGATCCTCCTCGGCGTGGCGAAAGGCGAGGTCGACATCGTGGTGGGGACTCACCGACTCCTGTCGAAGGACGTCACGTTCAAGGACCTGGGGCTCCTGATCGTAGATGAGGAACAGCGATTCGGGGTCAAACACAAAGAACGCCTCAAGCAGCTCCGGTCGTCTCTGGACGTTCTGACCCTTTCGGCCACGCCGATTCCCCGCACTCTCTACTTGTCGCTGTCTGGGATCCGCGACATGTCGCTGATCAAGACGCCCCCCCGGGATCGGATGCCGATCTACACCAACGTCCTTCAGTGGACCGACCAACTCCTTTCCGAAGCCCTCCATCGAGAACTCGATCGAGGTGGCCAGGCGTTCTTTCTGCACAACCGAATCGACACGATCTACAACGTGGCGGAAGAAGTACGAGCGCTCGTACCGGAAGCCACGGTCGTCGTGGGACACGGTCAGATGAGTGGCAAGGAACTCGACGACGTCATGCGCTCCTTCGTAGACGGCGACATCGACGTCCTCGTGTGTTCCTCGATTATCGAGAACGGTCTGGACGTCCCCAACGCCAACACGCTCATCGTCGATCGTGCAGACCGCTTCGGACTGTCTCAGCTCTATCAGATCCGTGGTCGGGTCGGCCGGTCGGACCGCCGGGCGTACTGTTACCTCTTGGTCCCTGACGGCGTGAGTGAGGACGCTGTGCGGCGGTTGCGCGTGCTTGAGCACCACACCGAACTCGGCTCGGGATATTCCGTCGCCGTTCGCGACCTGGAAATGAGGGGTGCGGGCAATCTGTTGGGCTCTGACCAGTCTGGCTTCGCCCAGCAGATCGGGTTGGATGCGTACATGCGGCTTCTCAGGAAGACCGTCGATGGGATCCAGAAGGGCGCCGAGCAACCCGAATGGCCGGATCCCGACGTCTCAATGCCAGGACCCGCGTATCTCCCAGAGGAGTACGTGGCCGACTCGAGTCAAAAACTCCACTTGTACCGACGACTGTCTCGAGTGGCGGGCCGCCCTGAAGTGGAGGCACTGAGACTCGAGCTGAAGGACCGATTCGGGAAGGTCCCGACCGAGGTGGAGCGGCTTTTGGACGCCGCAATCGTGAGAGCGCTCGGAAAGACCTTGGGAGTTGAGCGTATCTTGGTGAAGGAAAGCTCCGCTCGGGTTACGTTTCGGTCTGGTGTTGTACCGCGCATGGCGGTGCTTGAAGGCCCCCTCCGTCAACGTCAGGCCGAAGTCGAAATCAGACGAATGGAGCCTTTCTCGATTGTTTTGAAACAAGTTGGTATCGAACCGATTTTAGAGACACTCATGGTGGCATTGGATGCGCTTCGGTCCGCACATGCAGCCGCTGCGTGA